A single region of the Triticum dicoccoides isolate Atlit2015 ecotype Zavitan chromosome 2B, WEW_v2.0, whole genome shotgun sequence genome encodes:
- the LOC119361317 gene encoding protein COFACTOR ASSEMBLY OF COMPLEX C SUBUNIT B CCB4, chloroplastic-like: MHAIPSFQLTRSKDTLVRALPILIGGASLLAVLLNRVVSGIAAVSDASNSQSRANILTLALFVTDILAGLVWLSIRPKTISSVAPRGVDCKRVHEDVSSSALRELLWTWDSLMVATCCKIGVAAASPEDGNAVDVDAQKFMQGSLYKSAMESKKQSYLANLALYPGRTELPFLPNNTQALILQPIGDKGIAVIGGDTTRAFTNLDKAWIAMIADKLDATLSKP, encoded by the exons ATGCATGCAATCCCTTCTTTCCAACTAACACGGAGCAAAGACACGCTCGTCCGCGCCCTCCCCATCCTCATCGGTGGCGCGTCACTCCTCGCCGTCCTCCTCAACCGTGTCGTTTCCGGCATCGCCGCCGTCTCCGACGCCTCCAA TTCACAGTCGAGGGCCAACATACTCACCTTGGCGCTCTTTGTAACTGATATCCTGGCCGGCCTTGTTTGGCTGTCAATCCGCCCGAAAACCATTTCTTCG GTCGCTCCTCGAGGTGTCGATTGTAAGCGAGTACATGAGGATGTATCAAGTTCTGCTCTTCGTGAACTACTTTG GACATGGGATTCCCTGATGGTTGCAACTTGTTGCAAAATTGGGGTTGCTGCTGCCTCTCCAGAAGATGGTAATGCTGTTGATGTGGATGCACAGAAGTTCATGCAAGGTTCCCTTTACAAGAGTGCCATGGAATCCAAGAAAC AATCTTATCTAGCAAATCTTGCTTTGTATCCTGGAAGGACTGAGCTACCATTTCTGCCAAATAACACACAG GCCCTAATATTGCAGCCAATTGGTGATAAAGGAATTGCAGTTATTGGTGGTGACACTACAAGGGCGTTCACTAATCTTGATAAG GCATGGATTGCTATGATTGCAGACAAGTTGGATGCTACATTGTCAAAGCCTTAA